A single window of Desulfovibrio sp. G11 DNA harbors:
- a CDS encoding 30S ribosomal protein S1, with amino-acid sequence MTEEKFATSMQEEGVEDFAAMLAAHETSGHRLQAGQKVTGTVIAITGDSVFVDVGIKVDGIMERKDILDADGKETTAPGEPVEAWVIGVSAQEIRLSRSMSGSGVAALEEARDAALPVDGRIAGSCKGGYTVEVLGKTAFCPGSQIGLASAEDAETLTGRTLQFLVIRVENRGRNIVVSRRALLDRERQEQLEALLEKLGVGDTVEGKISRFAPFGAFMELDTAVEGMIHLSELSWSRVGAPDEAVSLGDTVRAKVLSISKSDKGQVRIALSRKQAEGDPWQDVTQRLENGAVVQGKVVRLAPFGAFVEILPGIEGLVHISELSWTKRVNKPEEILQVGDIVAVKIKEINADSRRISLSLRDAEGDPWQDAAQQFAPGSIVQGIVEGRSTYGLFITLAPGITGLLPAGIIKNAKNAGQYSKLDKGDSVTLVVQNLDTAARRISLAPEGSEASFSADDKAWKQHASKGSGSANTGMNTLAQALHKAMQNK; translated from the coding sequence ATGACCGAGGAAAAATTCGCGACCTCCATGCAGGAGGAAGGCGTTGAAGACTTTGCCGCCATGCTGGCGGCCCATGAAACTTCCGGACATCGCCTTCAGGCGGGTCAGAAGGTTACCGGTACAGTTATTGCCATCACCGGCGACAGCGTTTTTGTCGATGTGGGCATCAAGGTTGACGGCATCATGGAGCGTAAGGATATTCTTGATGCTGACGGCAAGGAAACTACTGCCCCCGGTGAGCCTGTAGAGGCGTGGGTTATCGGCGTTTCTGCACAAGAAATCCGCCTCTCCCGCTCTATGAGCGGCAGCGGTGTGGCTGCGCTTGAAGAAGCCCGCGATGCAGCCCTGCCTGTGGACGGACGCATTGCCGGTTCCTGCAAGGGTGGGTACACCGTTGAAGTTCTGGGGAAAACTGCTTTCTGTCCCGGCAGCCAGATAGGCCTTGCCTCTGCTGAAGATGCCGAGACCCTCACAGGCCGCACCCTGCAGTTCCTCGTCATCAGAGTTGAAAACAGAGGGCGTAATATTGTTGTTTCTCGCCGCGCGCTGCTTGACCGCGAACGGCAGGAGCAACTTGAAGCTTTACTTGAGAAACTTGGCGTGGGCGATACCGTTGAAGGAAAAATATCCCGATTTGCTCCCTTCGGTGCATTTATGGAGCTGGATACAGCCGTAGAAGGGATGATACATCTTTCCGAGTTGTCATGGTCGCGCGTAGGCGCGCCGGATGAGGCCGTTTCTCTGGGCGATACCGTACGGGCCAAAGTGCTGTCGATCAGCAAAAGCGACAAGGGGCAGGTCCGCATTGCCCTTTCCCGTAAGCAGGCAGAGGGCGATCCGTGGCAGGATGTAACTCAGCGTCTTGAAAACGGCGCTGTGGTACAGGGCAAAGTTGTACGCCTTGCCCCCTTTGGCGCCTTTGTGGAAATTTTGCCTGGCATTGAAGGTTTGGTGCATATTTCTGAACTATCCTGGACAAAGCGCGTCAACAAACCTGAAGAAATTCTTCAGGTTGGAGATATCGTCGCGGTAAAAATCAAAGAAATCAATGCTGATTCGCGTCGCATTTCTTTGAGCCTGCGCGATGCCGAAGGAGATCCCTGGCAGGATGCCGCGCAGCAGTTTGCACCCGGAAGCATCGTTCAGGGCATAGTGGAAGGGCGCAGCACCTACGGGCTTTTCATTACGCTTGCTCCCGGCATCACCGGCCTTTTGCCTGCGGGCATCATCAAGAATGCCAAAAACGCAGGCCAGTACAGCAAATTGGACAAGGGCGACAGCGTAACTCTTGTAGTACAAAATCTGGATACTGCCGCTCGGCGTATCAGTCTTGCCCCTGAAGGAAGTGAAGCTTCATTCAGTGCAGACGATAAGGCATGGAAGCAGCATGCCAGCAAGGGGAGCGGTTCTGCAAACACCGGAATGAACACTTTGGCACAAGCTTTGCATAAGGCAATGCAAAACAAGTAA
- a CDS encoding DNA translocase FtsK, translating into MSLLSFDANDPSLNHVVSGTVEVHNKAGLFGAYTAGFLNDVFGVAAFLCPLVFGALGAAYVSPAYGMHWWRWCGFFLLTICLLVAGAAWDFSIGDIWGGGMVGNALHSNASRYLSPGGSALVWFFVFLAGLQLAWNISWFTLAGRFAHWLRGKLEARFASTEAGQDEKTKKSGKNASSSGKSAAREQVLPEIVRHTSEAVTAESEEKQPARFRLSWPIWGFLSRWRDRLGDIHPTADSLPEVYEEKTVDPGGAESTAPLVPADAGDDPFAVAQDLSGQPLVEQEGAVSDESMPPVRKNSDVATADAAPGTITPATSPGEAGPAKKSGLGGMVASAFRKKAAPPLPGLDLLAPPSAKSGGLSREDIQARGQALMACLNDFDIQSELVRITPGPVVTMYAVRPAPGIRVSRIANLSDDLALALKAVAIRIQAPIPGSDTVGIEIPNEQRETVNFRELAASEAFRNGCGPLTMILGKDIAGKPFMADLARMPHLLVAGATGAGKSVCLNGILVSLLYRTQPQDMQLLLIDPKRIEMAVYADAPHLVHPVVTEMNEAKNALDWAVHEMDRRYAAMARLGVRNVAGFNQKLAAYKDGLPPDFSDLEPLPYLVIVIDELADLMMTAAREVETSIVRLAQLARAAGIHMILATQRPSVDVVTGLIKANFPCRISFQVTSKHDSRTILDQVGAEHLLGRGDMLFKPSGGRLQRLHGPFLSDEEVQSVVNHWKRQLSPSYKIDFAQWGIDAAVAGNGSGGGDAAQDPLYGEVQAFVSEQGRASISLVQRRFKIGFNRAARLIEQLEHDGIIGPADGSKPRAVVK; encoded by the coding sequence TTGAGTCTGCTCAGTTTTGACGCCAATGACCCCAGCCTCAACCATGTGGTCAGTGGCACTGTCGAAGTGCATAACAAGGCTGGCCTTTTTGGCGCGTATACCGCGGGATTCCTCAACGACGTGTTTGGCGTGGCCGCCTTCCTCTGTCCGCTGGTTTTCGGCGCATTGGGGGCGGCCTACGTCTCTCCTGCCTATGGCATGCACTGGTGGCGCTGGTGCGGCTTTTTTCTGCTTACCATCTGTTTGCTTGTTGCTGGGGCGGCCTGGGATTTTTCCATCGGCGACATCTGGGGCGGCGGCATGGTCGGCAATGCTTTGCACAGCAATGCCAGCCGCTATCTCAGTCCGGGCGGTTCTGCCCTTGTGTGGTTTTTTGTCTTCCTGGCCGGGCTTCAGCTTGCCTGGAATATCTCATGGTTTACCCTGGCCGGTCGGTTTGCCCACTGGTTGCGTGGCAAGCTTGAGGCAAGGTTTGCGTCCACAGAAGCCGGACAAGACGAAAAAACAAAAAAATCTGGCAAAAATGCTTCATCGTCAGGCAAGTCTGCCGCTCGTGAGCAAGTCTTGCCTGAAATAGTGCGGCATACGTCGGAAGCCGTCACTGCGGAAAGCGAAGAAAAGCAACCTGCCCGTTTCCGGCTGTCCTGGCCCATTTGGGGTTTTTTATCCCGCTGGCGCGATCGCCTGGGGGACATTCATCCCACAGCGGACTCCCTGCCTGAAGTTTATGAAGAAAAAACTGTGGATCCAGGGGGCGCAGAATCTACGGCTCCTCTTGTTCCGGCTGATGCGGGGGACGACCCCTTCGCCGTGGCCCAGGACCTGAGCGGCCAGCCGTTGGTGGAGCAGGAGGGGGCAGTGTCGGATGAATCCATGCCGCCCGTGCGGAAAAATTCCGACGTAGCAACTGCCGATGCAGCACCAGGAACGATTACTCCTGCCACTTCTCCTGGCGAGGCCGGGCCTGCTAAAAAAAGCGGCCTGGGCGGTATGGTTGCTTCGGCATTTCGTAAAAAAGCGGCCCCCCCATTGCCGGGACTTGACCTGCTGGCCCCTCCTTCTGCCAAAAGTGGTGGACTCAGCCGTGAAGATATTCAGGCCAGAGGCCAAGCGCTCATGGCTTGTCTTAATGATTTTGATATCCAGAGTGAGCTTGTGCGCATCACTCCCGGCCCCGTGGTCACTATGTATGCGGTGCGTCCGGCTCCCGGCATTCGCGTAAGCCGTATCGCCAACCTGAGCGATGACCTCGCCCTTGCTCTCAAGGCCGTGGCCATCCGTATTCAAGCACCCATTCCCGGCTCTGACACCGTGGGGATAGAAATTCCCAACGAGCAACGCGAAACTGTCAATTTTCGTGAACTGGCCGCTTCCGAAGCGTTTCGTAACGGCTGCGGTCCGCTGACAATGATTCTTGGCAAGGATATTGCGGGCAAGCCGTTTATGGCAGATCTGGCACGCATGCCGCACCTTCTTGTGGCCGGAGCCACGGGAGCGGGCAAGAGTGTTTGCCTGAACGGCATTCTCGTCAGCCTGCTGTACCGCACCCAGCCGCAGGATATGCAGCTGCTGCTTATAGACCCCAAGCGCATTGAAATGGCTGTGTATGCCGACGCTCCGCACCTGGTGCACCCGGTGGTCACGGAGATGAATGAAGCCAAAAATGCTCTGGACTGGGCCGTGCATGAAATGGATCGGCGTTATGCCGCCATGGCTCGTCTGGGGGTGCGCAATGTTGCAGGATTTAATCAAAAACTGGCTGCGTACAAGGATGGCCTGCCGCCGGATTTCTCCGATCTGGAACCATTGCCCTATCTTGTTATTGTGATTGACGAACTGGCCGACCTCATGATGACTGCGGCCCGCGAGGTCGAAACAAGTATTGTGCGCTTGGCACAGCTGGCGCGCGCGGCCGGAATTCATATGATTCTGGCCACACAGAGGCCCAGCGTGGACGTGGTCACCGGCCTCATCAAAGCCAACTTTCCTTGCCGTATTTCATTCCAGGTCACTTCCAAGCATGACTCGCGCACCATTCTTGACCAGGTAGGGGCCGAACATCTGCTTGGCCGGGGCGATATGCTGTTCAAGCCCAGCGGGGGAAGACTGCAGCGCCTGCACGGTCCGTTCCTTAGTGATGAAGAAGTGCAGAGCGTGGTAAATCACTGGAAGCGCCAGTTAAGCCCATCCTACAAGATCGACTTTGCCCAGTGGGGAATTGATGCTGCCGTTGCCGGCAACGGCAGCGGGGGGGGGGATGCGGCTCAGGACCCCCTGTATGGCGAGGTTCAGGCTTTCGTAAGCGAACAGGGCAGGGCATCAATTTCTCTTGTGCAGCGCCGCTTTAAAATTGGCTTTAACCGTGCGGCACGCCTGATTGAACAATTGGAACATGACGGTATCATTGGCCCGGCAGACGGCAGCAAGCCCCGCGCGGTGGTCAAATAA
- the yihA gene encoding ribosome biogenesis GTP-binding protein YihA/YsxC encodes MAISLTLESTAYTLDQLTAHPEAQIALAGRSNVGKSSLVNALAGRKKLAKVSSTPGKTRSVNFYLVEPLRFYLVDLPGYGYARASHSEREKWAKLLERYLTECASLKALALLLDCRLPPQQLDLNLASFAQAHGLPLVPILTKADKCNQRERAAKQKEWQNIVGICPVLTSSSSRLGIDRLWQELARAAEVTIIPSAENAQ; translated from the coding sequence ATGGCCATCAGCCTTACCCTGGAAAGCACCGCCTACACGCTGGATCAGCTAACGGCGCACCCCGAAGCCCAGATAGCCCTGGCCGGGCGCTCAAATGTGGGTAAATCTTCCCTGGTCAATGCGCTGGCCGGCAGAAAAAAGTTGGCCAAAGTCAGTTCCACCCCGGGAAAAACACGGTCCGTCAACTTTTACCTAGTGGAGCCGTTACGCTTTTACCTTGTAGACCTGCCTGGCTATGGCTATGCCCGTGCAAGCCACAGCGAAAGAGAAAAATGGGCAAAACTGCTGGAGCGCTATCTCACGGAATGCGCCAGCCTGAAGGCTCTGGCCCTTTTGCTGGACTGCCGGCTTCCTCCGCAACAGCTCGACCTCAACCTGGCGTCCTTTGCCCAGGCTCATGGGCTGCCCTTGGTTCCCATACTGACCAAGGCCGACAAGTGCAACCAGCGTGAGCGTGCGGCAAAACAGAAAGAATGGCAAAACATCGTTGGGATTTGCCCGGTACTGACCTCCTCCAGCAGCCGTCTGGGCATTGATCGCCTGTGGCAGGAACTGGCCCGGGCCGCCGAAGTTACCATAATACCATCGGCAGAAAATGCACAGTAG
- the efp gene encoding elongation factor P, whose amino-acid sequence MYSTTDFRKGLKIEVEGIPYEIVDFQHFKPGKGGAMVRTKLRNILTGRMQDITFRSGEKVNKPDLETRDMQFLYRQDDDLIFMDMTTYEQLQMPVSTTDGKEGFLKDGQECRVLLYKGNPLDIDIPVSMVLAVVETEPGAKGDTVSNVTKPAKLETGLVVQVPIFVNEGDRIKVDTRSKEYLGRE is encoded by the coding sequence ATGTATTCTACCACTGATTTTCGCAAGGGTCTTAAAATCGAAGTCGAAGGTATCCCTTACGAAATTGTGGACTTTCAGCACTTCAAGCCCGGCAAGGGCGGTGCTATGGTGCGCACCAAATTGCGCAATATTCTCACCGGGCGTATGCAGGACATTACTTTTCGTTCCGGCGAAAAGGTGAACAAGCCTGACCTGGAAACGCGCGACATGCAGTTTTTGTATCGTCAGGATGATGACCTCATCTTTATGGACATGACTACCTACGAGCAGCTGCAAATGCCCGTCTCGACCACCGATGGCAAAGAAGGCTTCCTGAAGGATGGCCAGGAGTGCCGGGTGCTGCTGTACAAGGGGAATCCGCTGGACATTGATATTCCCGTAAGCATGGTGCTGGCTGTTGTTGAGACCGAACCCGGCGCCAAGGGGGACACAGTGAGCAACGTCACCAAGCCCGCCAAACTCGAAACCGGCCTTGTTGTTCAGGTTCCCATTTTTGTTAACGAAGGTGACCGCATTAAAGTGGACACCCGCTCCAAGGAATACCTGGGCCGGGAATAA
- the lolA gene encoding outer membrane lipoprotein chaperone LolA — MRMLRAAIAAMALCLIMTSFATAQNTDMAAAIQARYEKLGSFAADFDQTLTHKESGAVEKRQGKLLFKKPLLIRWQTVTPHEETLVVTGKEIWNYIPEEEVAYRYPPSLVQDSRSIIQVITGQAALTKDFDVKAEGREDGLSKLRLFPKEPAPQMVEAVIWVEPDTGYIRRASILDFYGNSNEVRFNRFSPDVSIKASEFSFTPPKGVDVEDRIDSAVPEKELFR; from the coding sequence ATGCGTATGTTGCGCGCGGCTATCGCCGCAATGGCCCTGTGTCTCATTATGACTTCATTTGCAACGGCACAGAATACTGATATGGCTGCGGCCATCCAGGCGCGTTATGAAAAGCTTGGTTCCTTTGCTGCTGACTTCGACCAGACCCTTACACATAAAGAAAGCGGCGCTGTAGAAAAAAGGCAAGGCAAGCTGCTTTTTAAAAAACCTCTGCTCATCCGCTGGCAAACGGTAACCCCACATGAAGAAACGCTTGTTGTGACAGGAAAAGAAATCTGGAACTATATTCCGGAAGAAGAAGTCGCCTACCGTTATCCGCCAAGCCTGGTTCAGGATTCACGCAGTATTATTCAAGTTATTACGGGGCAGGCCGCGCTTACTAAAGACTTCGACGTAAAAGCCGAGGGCAGGGAGGATGGCCTCTCCAAACTGCGCCTTTTCCCCAAGGAACCGGCGCCACAAATGGTGGAAGCCGTTATCTGGGTGGAGCCTGACACCGGATATATCCGGCGGGCCAGCATCCTGGATTTTTACGGCAACAGTAATGAAGTGCGCTTTAATCGCTTTTCTCCGGACGTCAGCATCAAAGCTTCTGAATTCAGCTTTACACCGCCTAAGGGCGTGGATGTTGAAGATCGCATTGATAGTGCCGTACCCGAAAAAGAATTGTTTCGGTAA